The following are encoded in a window of Brachyhypopomus gauderio isolate BG-103 chromosome 18, BGAUD_0.2, whole genome shotgun sequence genomic DNA:
- the LOC143481980 gene encoding uncharacterized protein LOC143481980 isoform X1 — protein sequence MPLLEDYMNMVRDLEQGWAPGESNITLTKRRERLRAVCVFVCLCVCVCLCGCLCVCLRQREGANRFLKVSHTTSECVERHNQALSARTAELQDLRRQLSDTPLETAVRPLTFLLDLRIKPEGVVCGPGSESPVRRETAELERAAQEKDQLSVRLLEWRSVSESALTSPTTDDGQSGSPCLTPGAAETRDLSTSVMRVFQGGEVGVCAVVDGLQCDGKLQKQQLADTQQLLQTVQVELQVHEQIRDSTHTGTGEGRVCTSPLVGPGEGCVCADSGTVDLSELLSEVRRLHLQLERSVQTNTALLQKLEQQLLTRSDAPSTININYLLPTTDEGFKSEKPPQHSRPGSSSPAHDSGTSVGCSSPAPSRLVPGHRLWADGHVRHVLGLVEDYSALRKQAKRLTADMNTQLHEGHSVGVCVWGHCQALSAELEQRDGELGVEKRNSLKRDKTIQGLSLLLKEKEKKIEELYGNLEEKQKILAKTREALHKAQFQKHQACSLKQEELNRLQQTTKQLSEDLHSTKNSSQTLKHRLEVMDSENKALSAELEQRDGELSVERRNSLKRDKTIQGLSLLLKEKEKEVEELYDNLEKKEKILAKTREALHKAQLQKHQDYMNMVWDLEQDRAPGGSDLMLTKLREKLREKEKALEIALNEKFVAVEEKENEVHMLQLSVWEKEREVERLNNLLSHNEETINEKVDDVQSEAAEGRDAHSQDKLKGQETEMDEEEKSGEYSIAKLILTCVLRVILARLN from the exons ATGCCATTGCTTGAG gactaTATGAACATGGTGCGGGACCTGGAGCAGGGCTGGGCGCCAGGAGAAAGTAACATAACGCTGACCAAgcggagagagaggctgagggctgtgtgtgtgtttgtttgtttgtgtgtatgtgtgtgtttgtgtgggtgtttgtgtgtgtgtttgaggcagagagagggagcaaaCAGATTTCTGAAAGTCAGTCACACTACATCA gaatgtgTGGAGAGACATAATCAGGCTCTGTCAGCACGCACAGCTGAACTGCAGGACCTGCGCAGGCAGCTAAGTGACACACCCTTAGAGACGGCCGTGAGACCTTTGACCTTTCTCTTAGACCTCAGGATTAAACCtgagggtgttgtgtgtggccCTGGTTCAGAATCACCGGTACGACGGGAGACAGCAGAGCTTGAGAGAGCTGCACAGGAGAAGGACCAGCTCAGCGTCCGGCTGCTGGAATGGAGGAGTGTGTCTGAGTCAGCCCTGACCTCACCGACTACAGACGATGGGCAGAGTGGATCACCCTGTCTGACCCCCGGGGCGGCAGAGACCCGAGACTTGAGCACCAGTGTGATGCGTGTATTCCAGGGTGGAGAGGTTGGGGTCTGCGCTGTAGTTGACGG gctgcaGTGTGACGGTAAACTCCAGAAGCAGCAGTTGGCAGACACTCAGCAGCTCCTGCAGACAGTACAGGTGGAACTGCAGGTGCACGAGCAGATCagggactccacacacactggcacag GCGAGGGGCGTGTCTGTACGTCCCCATTGGTTGGTccaggtgaggggtgtgtctgTGCCGACTCCGGGACGGTAGACCTCAGTGAGCTGCTGAGTGAGGTGCGCAGGCTCCACCTACAGCTGGAGAGGAGCGTCCAGACCAACACGGCGCTGCTCCAGAAACTGGAGCAGCAGTTACTGACCCGCAGTGACGCGCCATCCACCATCAACATCAACTACTTACTGCCcaccacag atgagGGCTTTAAGTCAGAGAAGCCCCCTCAGCACTCACGCCCAGGGTCCTCCAGTCCCGCTCACG acagtgGTACCTCTGTGGGGTGTAGCTCCCCAGCTCCCTCAAGGCTGGTGCCGGGTCACAGGTTGTGGGCGGATGGTCATGTCCGTCATGTCCTGGGCCTGGTGGAGGACTACAGCGCTCTGCGCAAACAAGCCAAGAGACTCACGgcagacatgaacacacagcTGCACGAGGGACACAgtgtaggcgtgtgtgtgtggggtcactGCCAGGCTCTGTCGGCTGAGCTGGAGCAGAGGGATGGTGAGTTGGGTGTGGAGAAGAGGAACTCTCTGAAGAGAGACAAGACCATCCAGGGTCTGAGCCTCCTGctcaaggagaaggagaaaaag attgaGGAGTTGTATGGTAATTTGGAGGAGAAGCAGAAGATTCTTGCCAAGACCAGAGAAGCACTTCACAAAGCCCAGTTTCAGAAGCACCAG gcatGCTCACTGAAGCAGGAGGAGTTGAACAGGCTGCAGCAGACTACCAAGCAGCTGAGCGAAGATCTTCACTCCACCAAGAACAGCAGCCAAACACTTAAACACAGACTGGAGGTGATGGACAGTGAGAACaag GCTCTCTCGGCTGAGCTGGAGCAGAGGGATGGTGAGTTGAGTGTGGAGAGGAGGAACTCTCTGAAGAGAGACAAGACCATCCAGGGTCTGAGTCTCCTGctcaaggagaaggagaaagag gttgaGGAGTTGTATGATAATttggagaagaaagagaagattCTTGCCAAGACCAGAGAAGCACTTCACAAAGCCCAGCTTCAAAAGCACCAG gacTACATGAACATGGTGTGGGACCTGGAGCAGGACCGGGCGCCAGGAGGAAGTGACCTCATGCTGACCAAGCTGAGAGAGAAgctgagggagaaggagaaggctCTGGAG attgcgTTGAATGAGAAGTTTGTGGctgtggaggagaaggagaatgaGGTCCACATGCTTCAGCTGAGCGtgtgggagaaggagagagaggtggagcgcCTGAACAACCTGCTTTCACACAATGAGGAGACCATCaat GAGAAAGTTGACGATGTTCAGAGCGAGGCTGCGGAAGGGAGAGACGCCCACAGCCAGGACAAGCTGAAGGGGCAGGAGACAGAAATGGATGAGGAAGAGAAGAGTGGGGAGTACAGCATCGCCAAGCTAATTTTAACTTGTGTGCTGAGAGTGATTTTGGCCCGTCTTAATTAA
- the LOC143481980 gene encoding uncharacterized protein LOC143481980 isoform X2 produces the protein MNMVRDLEQGWAPGESNITLTKRRERLRAVCVFVCLCVCVCLCGCLCVCLRQREGANRFLKVSHTTSECVERHNQALSARTAELQDLRRQLSDTPLETAVRPLTFLLDLRIKPEGVVCGPGSESPVRRETAELERAAQEKDQLSVRLLEWRSVSESALTSPTTDDGQSGSPCLTPGAAETRDLSTSVMRVFQGGEVGVCAVVDGLQCDGKLQKQQLADTQQLLQTVQVELQVHEQIRDSTHTGTGEGRVCTSPLVGPGEGCVCADSGTVDLSELLSEVRRLHLQLERSVQTNTALLQKLEQQLLTRSDAPSTININYLLPTTDEGFKSEKPPQHSRPGSSSPAHDSGTSVGCSSPAPSRLVPGHRLWADGHVRHVLGLVEDYSALRKQAKRLTADMNTQLHEGHSVGVCVWGHCQALSAELEQRDGELGVEKRNSLKRDKTIQGLSLLLKEKEKKIEELYGNLEEKQKILAKTREALHKAQFQKHQACSLKQEELNRLQQTTKQLSEDLHSTKNSSQTLKHRLEVMDSENKALSAELEQRDGELSVERRNSLKRDKTIQGLSLLLKEKEKEVEELYDNLEKKEKILAKTREALHKAQLQKHQDYMNMVWDLEQDRAPGGSDLMLTKLREKLREKEKALEIALNEKFVAVEEKENEVHMLQLSVWEKEREVERLNNLLSHNEETINEKVDDVQSEAAEGRDAHSQDKLKGQETEMDEEEKSGEYSIAKLILTCVLRVILARLN, from the exons ATGAACATGGTGCGGGACCTGGAGCAGGGCTGGGCGCCAGGAGAAAGTAACATAACGCTGACCAAgcggagagagaggctgagggctgtgtgtgtgtttgtttgtttgtgtgtatgtgtgtgtttgtgtgggtgtttgtgtgtgtgtttgaggcagagagagggagcaaaCAGATTTCTGAAAGTCAGTCACACTACATCA gaatgtgTGGAGAGACATAATCAGGCTCTGTCAGCACGCACAGCTGAACTGCAGGACCTGCGCAGGCAGCTAAGTGACACACCCTTAGAGACGGCCGTGAGACCTTTGACCTTTCTCTTAGACCTCAGGATTAAACCtgagggtgttgtgtgtggccCTGGTTCAGAATCACCGGTACGACGGGAGACAGCAGAGCTTGAGAGAGCTGCACAGGAGAAGGACCAGCTCAGCGTCCGGCTGCTGGAATGGAGGAGTGTGTCTGAGTCAGCCCTGACCTCACCGACTACAGACGATGGGCAGAGTGGATCACCCTGTCTGACCCCCGGGGCGGCAGAGACCCGAGACTTGAGCACCAGTGTGATGCGTGTATTCCAGGGTGGAGAGGTTGGGGTCTGCGCTGTAGTTGACGG gctgcaGTGTGACGGTAAACTCCAGAAGCAGCAGTTGGCAGACACTCAGCAGCTCCTGCAGACAGTACAGGTGGAACTGCAGGTGCACGAGCAGATCagggactccacacacactggcacag GCGAGGGGCGTGTCTGTACGTCCCCATTGGTTGGTccaggtgaggggtgtgtctgTGCCGACTCCGGGACGGTAGACCTCAGTGAGCTGCTGAGTGAGGTGCGCAGGCTCCACCTACAGCTGGAGAGGAGCGTCCAGACCAACACGGCGCTGCTCCAGAAACTGGAGCAGCAGTTACTGACCCGCAGTGACGCGCCATCCACCATCAACATCAACTACTTACTGCCcaccacag atgagGGCTTTAAGTCAGAGAAGCCCCCTCAGCACTCACGCCCAGGGTCCTCCAGTCCCGCTCACG acagtgGTACCTCTGTGGGGTGTAGCTCCCCAGCTCCCTCAAGGCTGGTGCCGGGTCACAGGTTGTGGGCGGATGGTCATGTCCGTCATGTCCTGGGCCTGGTGGAGGACTACAGCGCTCTGCGCAAACAAGCCAAGAGACTCACGgcagacatgaacacacagcTGCACGAGGGACACAgtgtaggcgtgtgtgtgtggggtcactGCCAGGCTCTGTCGGCTGAGCTGGAGCAGAGGGATGGTGAGTTGGGTGTGGAGAAGAGGAACTCTCTGAAGAGAGACAAGACCATCCAGGGTCTGAGCCTCCTGctcaaggagaaggagaaaaag attgaGGAGTTGTATGGTAATTTGGAGGAGAAGCAGAAGATTCTTGCCAAGACCAGAGAAGCACTTCACAAAGCCCAGTTTCAGAAGCACCAG gcatGCTCACTGAAGCAGGAGGAGTTGAACAGGCTGCAGCAGACTACCAAGCAGCTGAGCGAAGATCTTCACTCCACCAAGAACAGCAGCCAAACACTTAAACACAGACTGGAGGTGATGGACAGTGAGAACaag GCTCTCTCGGCTGAGCTGGAGCAGAGGGATGGTGAGTTGAGTGTGGAGAGGAGGAACTCTCTGAAGAGAGACAAGACCATCCAGGGTCTGAGTCTCCTGctcaaggagaaggagaaagag gttgaGGAGTTGTATGATAATttggagaagaaagagaagattCTTGCCAAGACCAGAGAAGCACTTCACAAAGCCCAGCTTCAAAAGCACCAG gacTACATGAACATGGTGTGGGACCTGGAGCAGGACCGGGCGCCAGGAGGAAGTGACCTCATGCTGACCAAGCTGAGAGAGAAgctgagggagaaggagaaggctCTGGAG attgcgTTGAATGAGAAGTTTGTGGctgtggaggagaaggagaatgaGGTCCACATGCTTCAGCTGAGCGtgtgggagaaggagagagaggtggagcgcCTGAACAACCTGCTTTCACACAATGAGGAGACCATCaat GAGAAAGTTGACGATGTTCAGAGCGAGGCTGCGGAAGGGAGAGACGCCCACAGCCAGGACAAGCTGAAGGGGCAGGAGACAGAAATGGATGAGGAAGAGAAGAGTGGGGAGTACAGCATCGCCAAGCTAATTTTAACTTGTGTGCTGAGAGTGATTTTGGCCCGTCTTAATTAA